In Taeniopygia guttata chromosome 7, bTaeGut7.mat, whole genome shotgun sequence, a single window of DNA contains:
- the TTLL4 gene encoding tubulin monoglutamylase TTLL4 isoform X3 has product MASAGPDHANLGPKQQKSIGLESGSLLAERPRPCWPWLLTQQQAKPVWNLEKRYASAFQDRILLPSWIPLQQSCFLHSPSLCHAQPTEDSLQSPPDTGSATGRVMSSLLMKPCLVAEERSGAGVKGSALSSGQQAASFCRPVLNNNSFLQPSSAKVPFLQPLKIKKAENTPSFPAASRSHSGDSRDSFPSSLINRAVMNSNVVSEENKIPSRTPVASSAILRKDQCSLEGAKGRLHSSKEKEEDKSLLKAVQQLPSQAATHRGFGCQVKSSGLMNVGSLSNQSSRRRQHARVQITQKETISPLNLELGSHRLNSNSSLTGTCDAAARTERISVCPLASRAGTPDCCPVGMLSPLCAGDHLARAEPLRFAAISEVAAQVSTIQLEEGEKRAQAVVSGKLNATAEKSLLELSHPQDEAEEELPDGLDESCSQEEYEDSDSDASSDADVLSSSSVIPVSRNCIECLAQPAEAQDKVLKPALVCSLFPNVPPTIYFSTRDETVEKLPWEQRKLLRWKMCRLTPNIVKQTIGRSHFRVSKKSSDWLGCWGHHMKSPGFKAIREHQKLNHFPGSFQIGRKDRLWRNLLKMQARCGKKEFNFFPQSFILPQDIKLLRKAWEEGASRQKWIVKPPASARGIGIQVIHKWSQLPKRRPLLVQRYLHKPYLIGGKKFDLRIYVYVTCYDPLRVYLFKDGLVRFASCKYSSSMESLSNKFMHLTNYSVNKKNTEYKSNSDETACQGHKWALKALWSYLTQKGVNSEAIWEKIKDIVIKTIIASEPYVNSLVKMYVRRPYCCHELFGFDIMLDENLKPWILEVNISPSLHSNSPLDVSIKGQMIRDLLNLAGFVLPGMDSVASTTQTRSGSTYSLGNALKEKSKPISEHLRAEKMKKAYYLMQKIPDQDFYSSVLDILTPDDVRILVETEDEYSRRGQFERVFPSHMSMRYLRFFEQPRYFNILVTQWELKYYLNRHKGLELLKNWCVKGYHTGAGTDLAQMVCITVVVIAKVILPPEE; this is encoded by the exons ATGGCTTCTGCAGGACCAGACCATGCTAATCTGGGTCCCAAACAGCAGAAGAGCATTGGGCTGGAGTCAGGCAGCCTTCTGGCAGAGAGACCTCGGCCGTGCTGGCCCTGGCTCCTCACTCAACAGCAGGCAAAACCCGTCTGGAATTTAGAGAAGAGATATGCGAGTGCTTTCCAGGATCGCATCCTGCTGCCCTCATGGATCCCTCTGCAGCAGTCCTGCTTCTTGCACTCACCATCACTGTGCCATGCACAGCCCACTGAAGACAGCCTCCAAAGCCCTCCAGACACTGGCTCTGCCACGGGAAGGGTGATGTCTTCCCTGCTGATGAAACCCTGCCTGGTGGCAGAGGAGCGCTCTGGAGCTGGGGTCAAAGGCTCTGCCCTCAGCTCAGGTCAGCAGGCTGCCAGCTTCTGTAGGCCAGTGCTCAATAACAACTCCTTCCTACAGCCAAGCAGTGCTAAAGTGCCTTTTCTGCAGCCACTGAAGATTAAAAAGGCGGAAAACACCCCgagttttcctgctgcttcacGGTCCCACTCTGGGGACAGTAGAGACAGCTTCCCTAGCAGCCTGATCAACAGGGCAGTGATGAACAGCAATGTTGTgtcagaggaaaacaaaatccccTCCCGTACCCCTGTGGCAAGCAGTGCGATCCTCAGGAAGGATCAGTGCTCATTGGAAGGTGCTAAGGGGAGACTTCACAGctcaaaagagaaggaagaggacaAGAGCCTCTTGAAGGCTGTGCAGCAGCTACCTAGTCAGGCTGCCACACACAGAGGCTTTGGGTGCCAAGTCAAAAGTTCTGGCCTTATGAATGTGGGCAGCCTGTCGaaccagagcagcaggaggaggcagcatGCCAGAGTGCAGATCACCCAGAAAGAAACCATTTCTCCCCTGAACTTGGAGCTGGGGAGCCATCGCCTTAACAGCAACTCGAGCCTTACGGGCACCTGTGATGCTGCTGCCCGCACTGAGCGGATCAGTGTCTGTCCCTTGGCCTCGCGTGCTGGCACTCCTGACTGCTGTCCCGTGGGTATGCTGAGCCCTCTGTGTGCTGGGGACCACCTGGCAAGAGCAGAGCCTCTGCGCTTTGCTGCCATCTCTGAAGTGGCAGCACAGGTGTCCACCATCCAACTGGAAGAAGGAGAGAAACGGGCCCAGGCTGTGGTCTCAGGAAAGCTTAA TGCTACTGCTGAGAAGtcactgctggagctgagccATCCCCAGGATGAAGCAGAGGAAGAACTTCCTGATGGCCTGGATGAGAGCTGCAGTCAAGAGGAGTATGAGGACA GTGACTCAGATGCTTCCTCTGATGCCGATGTGTTGTCTAGCAGCTCCGTGATACCTGTGTCCAG GAATTGCATCGAGTGCCTGGCCCAGCCTGCTGAGGCTCAAGACAAAGTGCTCAAACCAGCTCTTGTCTGCAGTTTATTTCCTAATGTGCCTCCAACTATCTACTTCAGTACTCGGGATGAGACAG TGGAAAAGCTGCCTTGGGAGCAGAGGAAACTGCTGCGATGGAAAATGTGCAGACTCACGCCTAACATAGTGAAGCAAACCATTGGCAGGTCCCACTTCAGAGTTAGTAAAA aaagcagTGACTGGCTGGGTTGCTGGGGCCACCACATGAAATCCCCTGGCTTCAAAGCCATCAGGGAGCACCAAAAG CTAAACCACTTCCCTGGTTCATTTCAAATTGGAAGGAAGGACCGTCTGTGGCGCAACCTGTTAAAGATGCAGGCTCGCTGTGGGAAAAAGGAGTTTAATTTCTTCCCTCAATCCTTCATCCTGCCCCAGGACATCAAATTACTCAGGAAAGCATGGGAGGAAGGAGCTAGCCGACAGAAATGGATTGTGAAACCA CCAGCATCAGCAAGAGGCATTGGTATCCAGGTCATCCACAAATGGAGCCAGCTCCCGAAAAGGAGACCACTGCTAGTACAGAG ATATCTGCACAAGCCCTACCTCATTGGTGGGAAGAAGTTTGACCTGAGGATCTATGTTTACGTCACCTGCTATGATCCCCTCAGGGTGTACCTCTTCAAGGATGGATTGGTTCGCTTTGCCAGCTGCAA GTACTCCTCCTCAATGGAGAGCCTCAGCAACAAGTTCATGCACTTGACCAACTACAGTGTGAACAAGAAGAACACGGAGTACAAATCCAACTCGGATGAGACTGCTTGTCAGGGACACAAATG GGCACTCAAAGCTCTCTGGAGTTACCTGACCCAGAAGGGAGTTAATAGTGAGGCCATCTGGGAGAAGATTAAGGACATTGTTATCAAAACCATCATTGC TTCTGAGCCCTACGTGAACAGCCTGGTGAAGATGTACGTGCGGCGGCCGTATTGTTGCCATGAGCTGTTTGGGTTTGATATCATGCTGGATGAAAACCTCAAGCCCTGGATCTTAGAAGTCAATATTTCCCCAAG CCTCCACTCCAACTCCCCACTGGATGTGAGCATCAAGGGCCAGATGATTCGGGACCTCCTCAACCTCGCTGGTTTTGTTCTGCCCGGCATGGACAGTGTGGCTTCAACGACACAGACAAGAAGTGGCTCTACCTACAG CCTGGGCAATGCTTTGAAGGAAAAGTCCAAGCCAATATCTGAGCATTTGAGAgcagagaagatgaagaaggCCTATTACTTGATGCAGAAGATACCTGACCAG gatttttattcttctgtctTGGACATCCTGACTCCAGATGACGTTCGCATCCTGGTGGAGACGGAGGATGAGTATTCCCGGCGCGGGCAGTTCGAGCGGGTGTTCCCCAGCCACATGTCCATGCGCTACCTGCGCTTCTTCGAGCAGCCTCGTTACTTTAACATCCTGGTGACCCAGTGGGAGCTCAAATACTACTTGAATAGACACAAAG GTCTGGAGCTACTGAAGAACTGGTGTGTCAAAGGGTACCACACTGGGGCAGGGACGGATTTGGCCCAAATGGTGTGTATAACTGTGG TGGTCATTGCCAAAGTCATTCTTCCTCCAGAAGAGTAG
- the TTLL4 gene encoding tubulin monoglutamylase TTLL4 isoform X1, which yields MASAGPDHANLGPKQQKSIGLESGSLLAERPRPCWPWLLTQQQAKPVWNLEKRYASAFQDRILLPSWIPLQQSCFLHSPSLCHAQPTEDSLQSPPDTGSATGRVMSSLLMKPCLVAEERSGAGVKGSALSSGQQAASFCRPVLNNNSFLQPSSAKVPFLQPLKIKKAENTPSFPAASRSHSGDSRDSFPSSLINRAVMNSNVVSEENKIPSRTPVASSAILRKDQCSLEGAKGRLHSSKEKEEDKSLLKAVQQLPSQAATHRGFGCQVKSSGLMNVGSLSNQSSRRRQHARVQITQKETISPLNLELGSHRLNSNSSLTGTCDAAARTERISVCPLASRAGTPDCCPVGMLSPLCAGDHLARAEPLRFAAISEVAAQVSTIQLEEGEKRAQAVVSGKLNATAEKSLLELSHPQDEAEEELPDGLDESCSQEEYEDSDSDASSDADVLSSSSVIPVSRNCIECLAQPAEAQDKVLKPALVCSLFPNVPPTIYFSTRDETVEKLPWEQRKLLRWKMCRLTPNIVKQTIGRSHFRVSKKSSDWLGCWGHHMKSPGFKAIREHQKLNHFPGSFQIGRKDRLWRNLLKMQARCGKKEFNFFPQSFILPQDIKLLRKAWEEGASRQKWIVKPPASARGIGIQVIHKWSQLPKRRPLLVQRYLHKPYLIGGKKFDLRIYVYVTCYDPLRVYLFKDGLVRFASCKYSSSMESLSNKFMHLTNYSVNKKNTEYKSNSDETACQGHKWALKALWSYLTQKGVNSEAIWEKIKDIVIKTIIASEPYVNSLVKMYVRRPYCCHELFGFDIMLDENLKPWILEVNISPSLHSNSPLDVSIKGQMIRDLLNLAGFVLPGMDSVASTTQTRSGSTYSLGNALKEKSKPISEHLRAEKMKKAYYLMQKIPDQDFYSSVLDILTPDDVRILVETEDEYSRRGQFERVFPSHMSMRYLRFFEQPRYFNILVTQWELKYYLNRHKGLELLKNWCVKGYHTGAGTDLAQMWSLPKSFFLQKSSIQSNGFSKLELGRLGTCLPSAGEDLTRCLEPSPTQSIPLNKCTDGANQRPAGCLSDTALVM from the exons ATGGCTTCTGCAGGACCAGACCATGCTAATCTGGGTCCCAAACAGCAGAAGAGCATTGGGCTGGAGTCAGGCAGCCTTCTGGCAGAGAGACCTCGGCCGTGCTGGCCCTGGCTCCTCACTCAACAGCAGGCAAAACCCGTCTGGAATTTAGAGAAGAGATATGCGAGTGCTTTCCAGGATCGCATCCTGCTGCCCTCATGGATCCCTCTGCAGCAGTCCTGCTTCTTGCACTCACCATCACTGTGCCATGCACAGCCCACTGAAGACAGCCTCCAAAGCCCTCCAGACACTGGCTCTGCCACGGGAAGGGTGATGTCTTCCCTGCTGATGAAACCCTGCCTGGTGGCAGAGGAGCGCTCTGGAGCTGGGGTCAAAGGCTCTGCCCTCAGCTCAGGTCAGCAGGCTGCCAGCTTCTGTAGGCCAGTGCTCAATAACAACTCCTTCCTACAGCCAAGCAGTGCTAAAGTGCCTTTTCTGCAGCCACTGAAGATTAAAAAGGCGGAAAACACCCCgagttttcctgctgcttcacGGTCCCACTCTGGGGACAGTAGAGACAGCTTCCCTAGCAGCCTGATCAACAGGGCAGTGATGAACAGCAATGTTGTgtcagaggaaaacaaaatccccTCCCGTACCCCTGTGGCAAGCAGTGCGATCCTCAGGAAGGATCAGTGCTCATTGGAAGGTGCTAAGGGGAGACTTCACAGctcaaaagagaaggaagaggacaAGAGCCTCTTGAAGGCTGTGCAGCAGCTACCTAGTCAGGCTGCCACACACAGAGGCTTTGGGTGCCAAGTCAAAAGTTCTGGCCTTATGAATGTGGGCAGCCTGTCGaaccagagcagcaggaggaggcagcatGCCAGAGTGCAGATCACCCAGAAAGAAACCATTTCTCCCCTGAACTTGGAGCTGGGGAGCCATCGCCTTAACAGCAACTCGAGCCTTACGGGCACCTGTGATGCTGCTGCCCGCACTGAGCGGATCAGTGTCTGTCCCTTGGCCTCGCGTGCTGGCACTCCTGACTGCTGTCCCGTGGGTATGCTGAGCCCTCTGTGTGCTGGGGACCACCTGGCAAGAGCAGAGCCTCTGCGCTTTGCTGCCATCTCTGAAGTGGCAGCACAGGTGTCCACCATCCAACTGGAAGAAGGAGAGAAACGGGCCCAGGCTGTGGTCTCAGGAAAGCTTAA TGCTACTGCTGAGAAGtcactgctggagctgagccATCCCCAGGATGAAGCAGAGGAAGAACTTCCTGATGGCCTGGATGAGAGCTGCAGTCAAGAGGAGTATGAGGACA GTGACTCAGATGCTTCCTCTGATGCCGATGTGTTGTCTAGCAGCTCCGTGATACCTGTGTCCAG GAATTGCATCGAGTGCCTGGCCCAGCCTGCTGAGGCTCAAGACAAAGTGCTCAAACCAGCTCTTGTCTGCAGTTTATTTCCTAATGTGCCTCCAACTATCTACTTCAGTACTCGGGATGAGACAG TGGAAAAGCTGCCTTGGGAGCAGAGGAAACTGCTGCGATGGAAAATGTGCAGACTCACGCCTAACATAGTGAAGCAAACCATTGGCAGGTCCCACTTCAGAGTTAGTAAAA aaagcagTGACTGGCTGGGTTGCTGGGGCCACCACATGAAATCCCCTGGCTTCAAAGCCATCAGGGAGCACCAAAAG CTAAACCACTTCCCTGGTTCATTTCAAATTGGAAGGAAGGACCGTCTGTGGCGCAACCTGTTAAAGATGCAGGCTCGCTGTGGGAAAAAGGAGTTTAATTTCTTCCCTCAATCCTTCATCCTGCCCCAGGACATCAAATTACTCAGGAAAGCATGGGAGGAAGGAGCTAGCCGACAGAAATGGATTGTGAAACCA CCAGCATCAGCAAGAGGCATTGGTATCCAGGTCATCCACAAATGGAGCCAGCTCCCGAAAAGGAGACCACTGCTAGTACAGAG ATATCTGCACAAGCCCTACCTCATTGGTGGGAAGAAGTTTGACCTGAGGATCTATGTTTACGTCACCTGCTATGATCCCCTCAGGGTGTACCTCTTCAAGGATGGATTGGTTCGCTTTGCCAGCTGCAA GTACTCCTCCTCAATGGAGAGCCTCAGCAACAAGTTCATGCACTTGACCAACTACAGTGTGAACAAGAAGAACACGGAGTACAAATCCAACTCGGATGAGACTGCTTGTCAGGGACACAAATG GGCACTCAAAGCTCTCTGGAGTTACCTGACCCAGAAGGGAGTTAATAGTGAGGCCATCTGGGAGAAGATTAAGGACATTGTTATCAAAACCATCATTGC TTCTGAGCCCTACGTGAACAGCCTGGTGAAGATGTACGTGCGGCGGCCGTATTGTTGCCATGAGCTGTTTGGGTTTGATATCATGCTGGATGAAAACCTCAAGCCCTGGATCTTAGAAGTCAATATTTCCCCAAG CCTCCACTCCAACTCCCCACTGGATGTGAGCATCAAGGGCCAGATGATTCGGGACCTCCTCAACCTCGCTGGTTTTGTTCTGCCCGGCATGGACAGTGTGGCTTCAACGACACAGACAAGAAGTGGCTCTACCTACAG CCTGGGCAATGCTTTGAAGGAAAAGTCCAAGCCAATATCTGAGCATTTGAGAgcagagaagatgaagaaggCCTATTACTTGATGCAGAAGATACCTGACCAG gatttttattcttctgtctTGGACATCCTGACTCCAGATGACGTTCGCATCCTGGTGGAGACGGAGGATGAGTATTCCCGGCGCGGGCAGTTCGAGCGGGTGTTCCCCAGCCACATGTCCATGCGCTACCTGCGCTTCTTCGAGCAGCCTCGTTACTTTAACATCCTGGTGACCCAGTGGGAGCTCAAATACTACTTGAATAGACACAAAG GTCTGGAGCTACTGAAGAACTGGTGTGTCAAAGGGTACCACACTGGGGCAGGGACGGATTTGGCCCAAATG TGGTCATTGCCAAAGTCATTCTTCCTCCAGAAGAGTAGCATTCAATCAAATGGCTTCAGCAAACTGGAACTGGGCAGACTGGG CACATGCCTCCCTTCAGCTGGTGAGGATCTCACAAGATGCCTGGAGCCCAGCCCCACTCAGAGCATACCTCTCAACAAGTGCACTGATGGAGCCAACCAGAGACCTGCTGGCTGCCTCTCTGACACTGCCCTGGTGATGTGA
- the TTLL4 gene encoding tubulin monoglutamylase TTLL4 isoform X6 yields MASAGPDHANLGPKQQKSIGLESGSLLAERPRPCWPWLLTQQQAKPVWNLEKRYASAFQDRILLPSWIPLQQSCFLHSPSLCHAQPTEDSLQSPPDTGSATGRVMSSLLMKPCLVAEERSGAGVKGSALSSGQQAASFCRPVLNNNSFLQPSSAKVPFLQPLKIKKAENTPSFPAASRSHSGDSRDSFPSSLINRAVMNSNVVSEENKIPSRTPVASSAILRKDQCSLEGAKGRLHSSKEKEEDKSLLKAVQQLPSQAATHRGFGCQVKSSGLMNVGSLSNQSSRRRQHARVQITQKETISPLNLELGSHRLNSNSSLTGTCDAAARTERISVCPLASRAGTPDCCPVGMLSPLCAGDHLARAEPLRFAAISEVAAQVSTIQLEEGEKRAQAVVSGKLNATAEKSLLELSHPQDEAEEELPDGLDESCSQEEYEDSDSDASSDADVLSSSSVIPVSRNCIECLAQPAEAQDKVLKPALVCSLFPNVPPTIYFSTRDETVEKLPWEQRKLLRWKMCRLTPNIVKQTIGRSHFRVSKKSSDWLGCWGHHMKSPGFKAIREHQKLNHFPGSFQIGRKDRLWRNLLKMQARCGKKEFNFFPQSFILPQDIKLLRKAWEEGASRQKWIVKPPASARGIGIQVIHKWSQLPKRRPLLVQRYLHKPYLIGGKKFDLRIYVYVTCYDPLRVYLFKDGLVRFASCKYSSSMESLSNKFMHLTNYSVNKKNTEYKSNSDETACQGHKWALKALWSYLTQKGVNSEAIWEKIKDIVIKTIIASEPYVNSLVKMYVRRPYCCHELFGFDIMLDENLKPWILEVNISPSLHSNSPLDVSIKGQMIRDLLNLAGFVLPGMDSVASTTQTRSGSTYRSGATEELVCQRVPHWGRDGFGPNVVIAKVILPPEE; encoded by the exons ATGGCTTCTGCAGGACCAGACCATGCTAATCTGGGTCCCAAACAGCAGAAGAGCATTGGGCTGGAGTCAGGCAGCCTTCTGGCAGAGAGACCTCGGCCGTGCTGGCCCTGGCTCCTCACTCAACAGCAGGCAAAACCCGTCTGGAATTTAGAGAAGAGATATGCGAGTGCTTTCCAGGATCGCATCCTGCTGCCCTCATGGATCCCTCTGCAGCAGTCCTGCTTCTTGCACTCACCATCACTGTGCCATGCACAGCCCACTGAAGACAGCCTCCAAAGCCCTCCAGACACTGGCTCTGCCACGGGAAGGGTGATGTCTTCCCTGCTGATGAAACCCTGCCTGGTGGCAGAGGAGCGCTCTGGAGCTGGGGTCAAAGGCTCTGCCCTCAGCTCAGGTCAGCAGGCTGCCAGCTTCTGTAGGCCAGTGCTCAATAACAACTCCTTCCTACAGCCAAGCAGTGCTAAAGTGCCTTTTCTGCAGCCACTGAAGATTAAAAAGGCGGAAAACACCCCgagttttcctgctgcttcacGGTCCCACTCTGGGGACAGTAGAGACAGCTTCCCTAGCAGCCTGATCAACAGGGCAGTGATGAACAGCAATGTTGTgtcagaggaaaacaaaatccccTCCCGTACCCCTGTGGCAAGCAGTGCGATCCTCAGGAAGGATCAGTGCTCATTGGAAGGTGCTAAGGGGAGACTTCACAGctcaaaagagaaggaagaggacaAGAGCCTCTTGAAGGCTGTGCAGCAGCTACCTAGTCAGGCTGCCACACACAGAGGCTTTGGGTGCCAAGTCAAAAGTTCTGGCCTTATGAATGTGGGCAGCCTGTCGaaccagagcagcaggaggaggcagcatGCCAGAGTGCAGATCACCCAGAAAGAAACCATTTCTCCCCTGAACTTGGAGCTGGGGAGCCATCGCCTTAACAGCAACTCGAGCCTTACGGGCACCTGTGATGCTGCTGCCCGCACTGAGCGGATCAGTGTCTGTCCCTTGGCCTCGCGTGCTGGCACTCCTGACTGCTGTCCCGTGGGTATGCTGAGCCCTCTGTGTGCTGGGGACCACCTGGCAAGAGCAGAGCCTCTGCGCTTTGCTGCCATCTCTGAAGTGGCAGCACAGGTGTCCACCATCCAACTGGAAGAAGGAGAGAAACGGGCCCAGGCTGTGGTCTCAGGAAAGCTTAA TGCTACTGCTGAGAAGtcactgctggagctgagccATCCCCAGGATGAAGCAGAGGAAGAACTTCCTGATGGCCTGGATGAGAGCTGCAGTCAAGAGGAGTATGAGGACA GTGACTCAGATGCTTCCTCTGATGCCGATGTGTTGTCTAGCAGCTCCGTGATACCTGTGTCCAG GAATTGCATCGAGTGCCTGGCCCAGCCTGCTGAGGCTCAAGACAAAGTGCTCAAACCAGCTCTTGTCTGCAGTTTATTTCCTAATGTGCCTCCAACTATCTACTTCAGTACTCGGGATGAGACAG TGGAAAAGCTGCCTTGGGAGCAGAGGAAACTGCTGCGATGGAAAATGTGCAGACTCACGCCTAACATAGTGAAGCAAACCATTGGCAGGTCCCACTTCAGAGTTAGTAAAA aaagcagTGACTGGCTGGGTTGCTGGGGCCACCACATGAAATCCCCTGGCTTCAAAGCCATCAGGGAGCACCAAAAG CTAAACCACTTCCCTGGTTCATTTCAAATTGGAAGGAAGGACCGTCTGTGGCGCAACCTGTTAAAGATGCAGGCTCGCTGTGGGAAAAAGGAGTTTAATTTCTTCCCTCAATCCTTCATCCTGCCCCAGGACATCAAATTACTCAGGAAAGCATGGGAGGAAGGAGCTAGCCGACAGAAATGGATTGTGAAACCA CCAGCATCAGCAAGAGGCATTGGTATCCAGGTCATCCACAAATGGAGCCAGCTCCCGAAAAGGAGACCACTGCTAGTACAGAG ATATCTGCACAAGCCCTACCTCATTGGTGGGAAGAAGTTTGACCTGAGGATCTATGTTTACGTCACCTGCTATGATCCCCTCAGGGTGTACCTCTTCAAGGATGGATTGGTTCGCTTTGCCAGCTGCAA GTACTCCTCCTCAATGGAGAGCCTCAGCAACAAGTTCATGCACTTGACCAACTACAGTGTGAACAAGAAGAACACGGAGTACAAATCCAACTCGGATGAGACTGCTTGTCAGGGACACAAATG GGCACTCAAAGCTCTCTGGAGTTACCTGACCCAGAAGGGAGTTAATAGTGAGGCCATCTGGGAGAAGATTAAGGACATTGTTATCAAAACCATCATTGC TTCTGAGCCCTACGTGAACAGCCTGGTGAAGATGTACGTGCGGCGGCCGTATTGTTGCCATGAGCTGTTTGGGTTTGATATCATGCTGGATGAAAACCTCAAGCCCTGGATCTTAGAAGTCAATATTTCCCCAAG CCTCCACTCCAACTCCCCACTGGATGTGAGCATCAAGGGCCAGATGATTCGGGACCTCCTCAACCTCGCTGGTTTTGTTCTGCCCGGCATGGACAGTGTGGCTTCAACGACACAGACAAGAAGTGGCTCTACCTACAG GTCTGGAGCTACTGAAGAACTGGTGTGTCAAAGGGTACCACACTGGGGCAGGGACGGATTTGGCCCAAATG TGGTCATTGCCAAAGTCATTCTTCCTCCAGAAGAGTAG